Proteins encoded in a region of the Cytobacillus pseudoceanisediminis genome:
- a CDS encoding TetR/AcrR family transcriptional regulator, protein MNDRKLHVIEKAHQLFLDKGFQATSIQDILEYSGISKGTFYNYFSSKNELLMSIFKTLHKKMEDERNKLLIGQDPSSLEVFTQQIELQMNMNRTNKLVALFEEVLVSNDPELKQFIKEGQLRMVDWIFNRFIEIFGEDKKPYLLDCAVMFLGILHHNVKYYTKFFEFSSSINPVVRYSVERIRKVVEEVSSADEYLLKPELIENRFKQTDHRNVHILCKSILTLKKSIQQESQNDCMDLLDFIQEEMVHSKKPRKFLIDSALNTLRSCISFLDAKEFENLEMLVSACFKQPEEEPV, encoded by the coding sequence ATGAATGACAGGAAACTGCATGTAATAGAAAAAGCACATCAATTATTCCTGGATAAAGGGTTTCAAGCTACCTCCATTCAGGATATTTTAGAATACAGCGGGATCTCTAAAGGAACCTTCTATAATTATTTTTCCTCAAAAAATGAGCTGCTTATGTCCATTTTTAAAACATTGCATAAAAAAATGGAGGATGAACGCAATAAGCTCCTTATTGGCCAGGATCCAAGCAGCTTAGAAGTATTCACACAGCAGATAGAATTACAAATGAATATGAATCGGACGAATAAATTGGTTGCCCTTTTTGAAGAAGTGCTTGTTTCAAATGATCCTGAACTCAAGCAGTTCATTAAAGAAGGCCAGCTTAGAATGGTGGATTGGATTTTCAACCGGTTTATTGAAATTTTTGGTGAAGACAAGAAACCCTATTTGCTGGACTGCGCTGTGATGTTCCTTGGAATCCTCCATCATAACGTAAAATACTATACAAAATTCTTTGAGTTCTCTTCAAGCATTAATCCTGTGGTCCGTTATAGTGTAGAAAGAATCAGGAAGGTCGTTGAAGAGGTCAGTTCTGCCGATGAATACCTGCTGAAGCCTGAACTGATTGAAAACAGATTTAAGCAGACAGATCATAGAAATGTGCATATTCTTTGCAAATCCATTTTGACTTTAAAAAAGTCCATACAGCAGGAATCTCAGAACGATTGCATGGATCTTCTGGACTTTATTCAGGAAGAAATGGTTCATTCGAAAAAGCCAAGAAAATTTCTCATTGATAGCGCACTGAATACGTTGCGCAGCTGCATTTCCTTTTTGGATGCTAAAGAATTTGAGAATCTTGAAATGCTTGTTTCTGCCTGTTTTAAACAGCCGGAAGAAGAACCCGTGTAA